In a single window of the Alosa sapidissima isolate fAloSap1 chromosome 18, fAloSap1.pri, whole genome shotgun sequence genome:
- the ecsit gene encoding evolutionarily conserved signaling intermediate in Toll pathway, mitochondrial isoform X2 produces the protein MNTARILLRSQCVRCLAPFARTTHLQAVLSNGGLAHCSLGLSSTGVQVHRAFHASSRYDKKQPVPSTLKGSEEDGNKDKSLVAHDDLFERAGKEAKNKATFNKVVEVFNKRDVRRRGHVEFIYAALKKMPEFGVERDITVYNKLLDVFPKEVFVPRNFIQRMFNHYPRQQECAVEVLEQMENHGIMPNVETKVLLVQIFGPKGHPVRKYQRLMYWFPKFKHANPFPVPHELPADPVDLARFSLTRIANDMDTRVTVYQMPYTDITETGEEVQEPHIVGIQSPDQQALLAKHNPSKPVFVEGPYPLWLRRTCVYYYVLKADPVPPEEKVEEYMDLELVGPQQSIHYPLWIDMDLQRDMGDDFSFNVDDVEEGAIYAMCMAGQGDQVTLARWIAGLQETNPILGRIPTVFRLESGPRELQDLTEPQRPPGADMEAEHSSEPDHVMDQQLGGQRVKQ, from the exons ATGAATACAGCTCGAATTCTACTACGGAGTCAGTGTGTACGGTGCCTAGCACCCTTCGCCAGGACCACTCACCTACAGGCTGTGCTCTCCAATGGAGGCCTGGCACATTGCTCCCTCGGTCTAAGCAGTACCGGTGTCCAG GTGCACCGGGCATTCCATGCCAGCTCCAGGTACGACAAGAAGCAGCCTGTGCCCTCAACTCTCAAAGGAAGTGAGGAGGATGGCAACAAGGACAAGTCTTTGGTTGCCCATGACGACCTGTTTGAAAGGGCGGGCAAAGAGGCAAAGAACAAAGCCACATTCAACAAGGTCGTGGAGGTTTTCAACAAGAGGGATGTGCGCCGGCGAGGCCACGTGGAGTTCATATACGCAGCGCTGAAGAAGATGCCAGAGTTCGGGGTGGAGCGAGACATCACCGTTTATAACAAGCTCTTGGATGTTTTTCCCAAGGAGGTGTTTGTGCCACGGAACTTTATCCAGAGGATGTTCAACCATTACCCACGGCAACAGGAGTGCGCAGTAGAAGTGCTGGAACAGATGGAGAATCATG GAATCATGCCAAACGTGGAGACCAAGGTCCTCCTGGTGCAGATCTTCGGGCCCAAGGGCCACCCGGTGAGGAAGTACCAGCGCCTCATGTACTGGTTCCCCAAGTTCAAGCACGCTAACCCGTTCCCTGTGCCCCACGAGCTGCCCGCGGACCCGGTGGACCTGGCCCGCTTCAGCCTCACGCGCATCGCCAACGACATGGACACCAGAGTCACCGTCTATCAG ATGCCCTACACAGACATCACAGAGACTGGCGAGGAGGTCCAGGAGCCGCACATTGTTG GGATCCAGAGTCCAGACCAGCAGGCCCTCCTGGCCAAGCACAACCCCAGCAAGCCGGTGTTTGTGGAGGGACCGTATCCCCTGTGGCTCAGGAGGACCTGCGTCTACTACTATGTGCTGAAGGCAGACCCGGTGCCACCTGAGgagaag GTGGAGGAGTACATGGACCTGGAGCTTGTGGGTCCTCAGCAATCTATTCACTACCCTCTGTGGATAGACATGGATCTTCAGCGTGACATGGGGGATGATTTCAGCTTCAATGTGGACGATG TGGAGGAGGGGGCCATCTACGCCATGTGTATGGCCGGCCAGGGTGACCAGGTCACTCTGGCCCGCTGGATCGCAGGCCTCCAGGAGACCAACCCTATCTTGGGTCGCATCCCCACCGTCTTCCGCCTGGAGTCCGGGCCCCGGGAGCTCCAAGACCTCACGGAACCACAGCGGCCTCCAGGAGCGGACATGGAGGCGGAACACAGCTCGGAACCTGACCATGTCATGGACCAGCAGCTGGGGGGGCAGAGAGTGAAGCAGTGA
- the ecsit gene encoding evolutionarily conserved signaling intermediate in Toll pathway, mitochondrial isoform X1: MNTARILLRSQCVRCLAPFARTTHLQAVLSNGGLAHCSLGLSSTGVQQVHRAFHASSRYDKKQPVPSTLKGSEEDGNKDKSLVAHDDLFERAGKEAKNKATFNKVVEVFNKRDVRRRGHVEFIYAALKKMPEFGVERDITVYNKLLDVFPKEVFVPRNFIQRMFNHYPRQQECAVEVLEQMENHGIMPNVETKVLLVQIFGPKGHPVRKYQRLMYWFPKFKHANPFPVPHELPADPVDLARFSLTRIANDMDTRVTVYQMPYTDITETGEEVQEPHIVGIQSPDQQALLAKHNPSKPVFVEGPYPLWLRRTCVYYYVLKADPVPPEEKVEEYMDLELVGPQQSIHYPLWIDMDLQRDMGDDFSFNVDDVEEGAIYAMCMAGQGDQVTLARWIAGLQETNPILGRIPTVFRLESGPRELQDLTEPQRPPGADMEAEHSSEPDHVMDQQLGGQRVKQ, encoded by the exons ATGAATACAGCTCGAATTCTACTACGGAGTCAGTGTGTACGGTGCCTAGCACCCTTCGCCAGGACCACTCACCTACAGGCTGTGCTCTCCAATGGAGGCCTGGCACATTGCTCCCTCGGTCTAAGCAGTACCGGTGTCCAG CAGGTGCACCGGGCATTCCATGCCAGCTCCAGGTACGACAAGAAGCAGCCTGTGCCCTCAACTCTCAAAGGAAGTGAGGAGGATGGCAACAAGGACAAGTCTTTGGTTGCCCATGACGACCTGTTTGAAAGGGCGGGCAAAGAGGCAAAGAACAAAGCCACATTCAACAAGGTCGTGGAGGTTTTCAACAAGAGGGATGTGCGCCGGCGAGGCCACGTGGAGTTCATATACGCAGCGCTGAAGAAGATGCCAGAGTTCGGGGTGGAGCGAGACATCACCGTTTATAACAAGCTCTTGGATGTTTTTCCCAAGGAGGTGTTTGTGCCACGGAACTTTATCCAGAGGATGTTCAACCATTACCCACGGCAACAGGAGTGCGCAGTAGAAGTGCTGGAACAGATGGAGAATCATG GAATCATGCCAAACGTGGAGACCAAGGTCCTCCTGGTGCAGATCTTCGGGCCCAAGGGCCACCCGGTGAGGAAGTACCAGCGCCTCATGTACTGGTTCCCCAAGTTCAAGCACGCTAACCCGTTCCCTGTGCCCCACGAGCTGCCCGCGGACCCGGTGGACCTGGCCCGCTTCAGCCTCACGCGCATCGCCAACGACATGGACACCAGAGTCACCGTCTATCAG ATGCCCTACACAGACATCACAGAGACTGGCGAGGAGGTCCAGGAGCCGCACATTGTTG GGATCCAGAGTCCAGACCAGCAGGCCCTCCTGGCCAAGCACAACCCCAGCAAGCCGGTGTTTGTGGAGGGACCGTATCCCCTGTGGCTCAGGAGGACCTGCGTCTACTACTATGTGCTGAAGGCAGACCCGGTGCCACCTGAGgagaag GTGGAGGAGTACATGGACCTGGAGCTTGTGGGTCCTCAGCAATCTATTCACTACCCTCTGTGGATAGACATGGATCTTCAGCGTGACATGGGGGATGATTTCAGCTTCAATGTGGACGATG TGGAGGAGGGGGCCATCTACGCCATGTGTATGGCCGGCCAGGGTGACCAGGTCACTCTGGCCCGCTGGATCGCAGGCCTCCAGGAGACCAACCCTATCTTGGGTCGCATCCCCACCGTCTTCCGCCTGGAGTCCGGGCCCCGGGAGCTCCAAGACCTCACGGAACCACAGCGGCCTCCAGGAGCGGACATGGAGGCGGAACACAGCTCGGAACCTGACCATGTCATGGACCAGCAGCTGGGGGGGCAGAGAGTGAAGCAGTGA
- the ecsit gene encoding evolutionarily conserved signaling intermediate in Toll pathway, mitochondrial isoform X3, translated as MQKMDRRHIKPYGLRMGCHLSSYVHRAFHASSRYDKKQPVPSTLKGSEEDGNKDKSLVAHDDLFERAGKEAKNKATFNKVVEVFNKRDVRRRGHVEFIYAALKKMPEFGVERDITVYNKLLDVFPKEVFVPRNFIQRMFNHYPRQQECAVEVLEQMENHGIMPNVETKVLLVQIFGPKGHPVRKYQRLMYWFPKFKHANPFPVPHELPADPVDLARFSLTRIANDMDTRVTVYQMPYTDITETGEEVQEPHIVGIQSPDQQALLAKHNPSKPVFVEGPYPLWLRRTCVYYYVLKADPVPPEEKVEEYMDLELVGPQQSIHYPLWIDMDLQRDMGDDFSFNVDDVEEGAIYAMCMAGQGDQVTLARWIAGLQETNPILGRIPTVFRLESGPRELQDLTEPQRPPGADMEAEHSSEPDHVMDQQLGGQRVKQ; from the exons ATGCAAAAGATGGATCGACGTCATATTAAACCCTACGGATTAAGAATGGGATGTCACTTAAGTTCATAT GTGCACCGGGCATTCCATGCCAGCTCCAGGTACGACAAGAAGCAGCCTGTGCCCTCAACTCTCAAAGGAAGTGAGGAGGATGGCAACAAGGACAAGTCTTTGGTTGCCCATGACGACCTGTTTGAAAGGGCGGGCAAAGAGGCAAAGAACAAAGCCACATTCAACAAGGTCGTGGAGGTTTTCAACAAGAGGGATGTGCGCCGGCGAGGCCACGTGGAGTTCATATACGCAGCGCTGAAGAAGATGCCAGAGTTCGGGGTGGAGCGAGACATCACCGTTTATAACAAGCTCTTGGATGTTTTTCCCAAGGAGGTGTTTGTGCCACGGAACTTTATCCAGAGGATGTTCAACCATTACCCACGGCAACAGGAGTGCGCAGTAGAAGTGCTGGAACAGATGGAGAATCATG GAATCATGCCAAACGTGGAGACCAAGGTCCTCCTGGTGCAGATCTTCGGGCCCAAGGGCCACCCGGTGAGGAAGTACCAGCGCCTCATGTACTGGTTCCCCAAGTTCAAGCACGCTAACCCGTTCCCTGTGCCCCACGAGCTGCCCGCGGACCCGGTGGACCTGGCCCGCTTCAGCCTCACGCGCATCGCCAACGACATGGACACCAGAGTCACCGTCTATCAG ATGCCCTACACAGACATCACAGAGACTGGCGAGGAGGTCCAGGAGCCGCACATTGTTG GGATCCAGAGTCCAGACCAGCAGGCCCTCCTGGCCAAGCACAACCCCAGCAAGCCGGTGTTTGTGGAGGGACCGTATCCCCTGTGGCTCAGGAGGACCTGCGTCTACTACTATGTGCTGAAGGCAGACCCGGTGCCACCTGAGgagaag GTGGAGGAGTACATGGACCTGGAGCTTGTGGGTCCTCAGCAATCTATTCACTACCCTCTGTGGATAGACATGGATCTTCAGCGTGACATGGGGGATGATTTCAGCTTCAATGTGGACGATG TGGAGGAGGGGGCCATCTACGCCATGTGTATGGCCGGCCAGGGTGACCAGGTCACTCTGGCCCGCTGGATCGCAGGCCTCCAGGAGACCAACCCTATCTTGGGTCGCATCCCCACCGTCTTCCGCCTGGAGTCCGGGCCCCGGGAGCTCCAAGACCTCACGGAACCACAGCGGCCTCCAGGAGCGGACATGGAGGCGGAACACAGCTCGGAACCTGACCATGTCATGGACCAGCAGCTGGGGGGGCAGAGAGTGAAGCAGTGA